One genomic window of Myxocyprinus asiaticus isolate MX2 ecotype Aquarium Trade chromosome 5, UBuf_Myxa_2, whole genome shotgun sequence includes the following:
- the LOC127441072 gene encoding epidermal growth factor receptor-like, with the protein MAELTEIGFVVTLLLSMSLCATPEKKVCQGANNKLTMLGTVDDHYKILVKMYSNCTVVLENLEITYMTEKHDLSFLMSIQEVGGYVLIAVNTAPSIPLENLRIIRGHSLYNDKHALAVLQNFNTRTGQGVNKLLLTSLTEILKGGVNFTGNNHLCNVETIQWTDILNMRSLPKIEEPIPSPERHCMKCDPSCYNGSCWAPGPQNCQTMTKVICAEQCSGRCKGPKPIDCCNEHCAAGCTGPKPTDCLACKDFQDEGTCKDACSRLMLYDPNTHQLAPNPDGKYSFGATCVKKCPHNYVVTDHGACVRTCSVGTSEVDEGGVRKCKKCDGLCPKVCMGLGMGPLTTVLSINASNIDSFENCTKINGDVAILTTTFKGDKHTKTPGMDPAKLNIFKTVKEITGYLMIQTWPESMLSLSPFENLEVIRGRTKQHSTFSFAVTKTSISHLGLRSLREISDGDVAISQNQHLCYTSPDHWTRLFKSQQQTVKMSFNADAVTCANQNSTCDEMCTSDGCWGPGPTMCFTCKHYSHKNRCVASCNLLTGEPREYEVNKTCFECDPECLLMNDTLTCSGPGPDKCMVCANYKDGPHCVPRCPQGVPGEKDVLIWKYADEMRVCQPCHENCTQGCTGPDLKDCKDFKSSGLSMIAAGVVGGLLAFVILGLGVAVLLRRRHIKRKRTLRRLLQERELVEPLTPSGEAPNQALLRILKETEFKKIKVLGSGAFGTVYKGLWVPEGENVKIPVAIKVLREATSSKANKEILDEAYVMASVEHPHVCRLLGICLTSTVQLITQLMPYGCLLDYVRENKDNIGSQYLLNWCVQIAKGMNYLEERHLVHRDLAARNVLVKTPQHVKITDFGLTKLLSADEKEYHADGGKVPIKWMALESILHRTYTHQSDVWSYGVTVWELMTFGTKPYDGIPASEIAEVLEKGERLPQPPICTIDVYMIMVKCWMIDAESRPRFRELIAEFSKMARDPPRYLVIQSDNRMHLPSPSDSKFYCSLMSSELNEAVDADEYLVPNHSFFSSPSTSRTQLLHSVSLNSSIGNCQSRNRNGFPERDNSMVLRYIPDPTEPFQEGDFQPTPEYINQKGSLMSNVTNPIYQHPGPPHLLPHFSSTLDETEEEYLNCFKSPAPSAAVPPEYLNTSHTQLFFSMQGFKPQNSMDNPDYQQDFCPLELKTHTNGHLPAAENAEYMGLEVH; encoded by the exons taTGTCAGGGAGCAAATAACAAACTGACAATGCTGGGTACTGTGGATGACCATTATAAGATACTAGTGAAGATGTACAGCAACTGCACTGTGGTTCTGGAAAACCTGGAGATCACGTACATGACAGAAAAACATGACTTGTCCTTTCTCATG AGCATCCAAGAAGTTGGCGGCTACGTTCTCATTGCGGTCAACACAGCCCCCAGTATCCCACTTGAGAATCTGCGCATCATCCGTGGCCACTCTCTTTATAATGACAAACATGCCCTTGCTGTCCTGCAAAACTTCAACACCAGAACTGGACAAGGCGTCAACAAGTTGCTACTGACTAGCTTAACTG AAATCCTGAAGGGTGGAGTAAACTTTACCGGCAACAATCATTTATGTAACGTGGAGACCATCCAGTGGACCGACATTCTCAATATGAGGAGTCTTCCTAAAATTGAAGAACCGATACCAAGTCCTGAAAGACACT GTATGAAGTGTGACCCGAGCTGTTACAATGGTTCCTGTTGGGCCCCCGGCCCCCAAAACTGCCAAACAA tGACTAAGGTGATCTGTGCGGAGCAGTGTTCTGGGAGGTGTAAGGGACCCAAACCCATTGACTGCTGTAATGAGCACTGTGCTGCTGGCTGCACTGGACCCAAACCAACAGATTGCCTG GCTTGTAAGGACTTCCAGGATGAAGGAACATGTAAGGATGCATGTTCACGTCTCATGCTCTATGACCCCAACACCCACCAGCTTGCTCCCAACCCAGATGGGAAATACAGCTTTGGGGCAACGTGTGTCAAGAAATGCCCAC ATAACTATGTCGTGACAGACCATGGGGCATGTGTGAGAACATGCAGTGTTGGCACCTCTGAAGTGGATGAGGGTGGAGTTCGGAAATGCAAGAAGTGTGATGGCCTGTGTCCAAAAG TTTGCATGGGGCTGGGAATGGGGCCCCTGACCACTGTCCTGTCAATCAATGCTAGCAACATCGACTCCTTTGAGAACTGCACAAAAATCAATGGAGATGTCGCAATCCTCACCACAACATTTAAAGG TGACAAACATACTAAAACTCCAGGAATGGACCCTGCCAAGCTCAACATATTCAAAACTGTGAAAGAAATCACTG GCTACCTGATGATTCAGACCTGGCCAGAAAGCATGTTGTCCCTGAGCCCCTTTGAAAACCTGGAGGTCATCCGTGGACGCACCAAACAGCA TAGTACGTTCAGCTTTGCTGTCACCAAGACCTCCATCTCACACCTCGGCCTGCGCTCTCTGAGGGAGATCAGTGATGGTGATGTGGCTATCAGTCAGAACCAGCATCTTTGCTACACGAGTCCTGACCACTGGACTCGCCTCTTCAAATCCCAACAACAGACCGTCAAAATGTCATTTAATGCTGATGCTGTCACATGTG ccaatcagaacagcaCCTGTGATGAGATGTGTACGTCTGATGGCTGTTGGGGTCCTGGCCCCACTATGTGTTTCACCTGTAAACATTACAGCCATAAAAATCGCTGCGTGGCCTCGTGCAACCTGCTGACTGG TGAGCCACGTGAATATGAGGTCAATAAAACATGCTTTGAATGTGATCCTGAGTGTCTGCTTATGAATGACACCCTGACCTGCTCTGGCCCT GGACCTGACAAATGTATGGTGTGTGCCAACTACAAAGATGGACCACACTGTGTACCACGCTGTCCGCAGGGCGTACCAGGAGAGAAAGACGTACTCATTTGGAAATACGCTGATGAGATGAGGGTTTGCCAGCCCTGCCACGAGAACTGCACCCAAGG ATGTACCGGACCTGATCTGAAAGACTGTAAAGATTTCAAAAG TTCAGGCTTGTCCATGATTGCCGCTGGTGTAGTTGGAGGTCTGCTGGCTTTTGTTATCCTGGGTCTAGGAGTGGCTGTTCTACTGCGCAGACGCCACATCAAGAGGAAGAGAACCCTTCGACGACTCCTGCAAGAAAGAGAG CTGGTGGAGCCTCTGACCCCCAGTGGCGAAGCCCCCAACCAAGCCTTGCTGCGCATCCTCAAAGAGACCGAGTTCAAAAAGATCAAAGTGCTTGGCTCTGGAGCTTTCGGCACTGTGTATAAG GGTTTGTGGGTTCCAGAGGGAGAGAATGTGAAGATCCCTGTTGCCATTAAGGTCTTACGAGAGGCCACGTCTTCTAAAGCAAACAAGGAGATTTTGGAT GAGGCCTATGTGATGGCCAGCGTTGAGCATCCTCATGTATGTCGTCTGCTCGGCATCTGCCTGACCTCGACCGTCCAGCTCATCACCCAGTTGATGCCCTACGGCTGTTTATTGGACTACGTCAGAGAGAACAAGGACAACATTGGTTCTCAATACCTGCTCAACTGGTGTGTGCAGATTGCTAAG GGAATGAACTATCTAGAAGAGCGCCATcttgtgcacagggacctggcaGCTCGTAATGTGCTGGTGAAGACCCCTCAGCATGTTAAGATCACTGATTTTGGCCTGACCAAGCTGTTAAGTGCCGATGAAAAGGAGTATCACGCAGATGGTGGAAAG GTGCCAATAAAATGGATGGCGCTTGAATCCATCCTACACAGAACATACACCCACCAGAGTGATGTCTGGAGCTATG GTGTGACAGTCTGGGAGCTGATGACATTTGGAACAAAGCCCTATGATGGCATTCCTGCGAGTGAGATTGCAGAAGTTCTGGAGAAAGGAGAAAGACTTCCTCAGCCTCCTATCTGCACCATTGATGTCTACATGATCATGGTCAAAT GTTGGATGATCGATGCAGAGAGCAGGCCTCGCTTCAGGGAGCTCATCGCAGAGTTTTCCAAAATGGCACGGGACCCGCCCCGGTATCTTGTCATTCAG AGTGATAATCGGATGCATTTACCCAGTCCCTCTGACTCAAAGTTCTACTGCAGTCTGATGAGTAGTGAGCTGAATGAAGCTGTGGATGCAGACGAGTATTTAGTGCCCAATCACAGCTTTTTCAGCAGCCCCAGCACCTCCCGCACGCAGCTGCTACACTCTGTg AGTCTCAACAGCAGCATTGGGAACTGTCAGAGCAGAAACAGG AATGGCTTTCCGGAAAGAGATAACAGCATGGTTTTGCGATACATCCCCGATCCGACTGAACCTTTCCAGGAGGGAGACTTCCAGCCTACTCCAG AATACATAAACCAGAAGGGCTCACTGATGTCCAACGTGACCAACCCGATATACCAGCACCCAGGGCCCCCGCACTTGCTTCCACACTTTTCATCGACACTGGATGAAACAGAGGAAGAGTACCTGAACTGCTTCAAGAGCCCTGCCCCTTCTGCTGCCGTTCCACCTGAGTATCTCAACACCTCCCACACCCAGTTGTTCTTCAGTATGCAGGGCTTCAAGCCCCAGAACAGCATGGACAACCCAGACTACCAGCAGGACTTCTGCCCCCTGGAGCTCAAAACACACACCAACGGTCACTTGCCGGCTGCAGAAAATGCAGAATATATGGGCCTGGAAGTGCACTAG